A DNA window from Streptomyces bacillaris contains the following coding sequences:
- the gatC gene encoding Asp-tRNA(Asn)/Glu-tRNA(Gln) amidotransferase subunit GatC, producing the protein MPGITREEVAHLARLARLELKGEELDHFAGQLDDIIGAVARVSEVADQDVPPTSHPLPLTNVMRADEVRPSLTPEQALSGAPAQEQQRFKVPQILGED; encoded by the coding sequence ATGCCTGGCATCACGCGCGAGGAGGTCGCCCACCTCGCCCGGCTGGCGCGTCTGGAGCTGAAGGGCGAAGAGCTCGATCACTTCGCCGGTCAGCTCGACGACATCATCGGCGCGGTCGCCCGCGTCTCCGAGGTCGCCGACCAAGACGTACCGCCGACCTCCCACCCGCTGCCGCTGACCAACGTCATGCGCGCGGACGAGGTCCGTCCGTCGCTCACCCCCGAGCAGGCGCTCTCCGGCGCCCCGGCCCAGGAGCAGCAGCGTTTCAAGGTGCCGCAGATCCTGGGGGAGGACTAA
- a CDS encoding arsenic transporter, producing MVSLALLLGVLAFAVVRPRGLPEATVALPAAGLVVGLGAVSWPEAREQVGELLPVVGFLAAILVLAQLCADEGLFRAAGDWVARACRGQTRPLLGGVFGVAALVTAVLSLDATVVLLTPVVLATAARVGAWPRPYVYACAHLANSASLLLPVSNLTNLLAFTASGLSFTRFAALMALPWLAAIAVEYVVFRRAFRDDLAAGAHAPDPEAGRTPVPVFTLVVLALTLAGFVVTSFAGAEPLWAALAGAAVLAVRALARRETTPAAVVRSANPLFCLFVLALGVVVKAVVDNGLGDGIAALLPDGHTLPALLGVAVVAALLANLINNLPAILALLPIVAAAGPGPLLAALIGVNIGPNLTYVGSLATLLWRRILHAHGDAPELGRFTRLGLATVPATLLASTLALWASLHLIGV from the coding sequence ATCGTCTCCCTCGCCCTCCTCCTGGGCGTGCTCGCCTTCGCCGTCGTCCGCCCACGGGGCCTGCCGGAGGCGACCGTCGCGCTGCCCGCCGCCGGGCTCGTGGTGGGGCTGGGCGCGGTGTCCTGGCCCGAGGCGCGGGAGCAGGTGGGGGAGCTGCTGCCCGTGGTGGGGTTCCTCGCCGCGATCCTGGTGCTGGCCCAGCTCTGCGCGGACGAGGGGCTGTTCCGGGCCGCCGGGGACTGGGTGGCGCGCGCCTGCCGGGGGCAGACCCGGCCGCTGCTCGGCGGGGTCTTCGGGGTGGCCGCGCTCGTCACCGCCGTGCTCAGCCTGGACGCCACCGTCGTCCTGCTCACCCCGGTCGTCCTCGCCACGGCGGCCCGGGTCGGTGCGTGGCCGCGCCCGTACGTCTACGCCTGCGCGCACCTCGCCAACTCCGCCTCCCTCCTGCTCCCCGTCTCCAACCTCACCAACCTCCTGGCGTTCACCGCGAGCGGCCTCTCCTTCACCCGGTTCGCCGCGCTGATGGCGCTGCCGTGGCTGGCCGCGATCGCCGTGGAGTACGTGGTGTTCCGGCGGGCGTTCCGGGACGACCTGGCCGCCGGGGCGCACGCGCCGGACCCGGAGGCCGGGCGCACGCCCGTACCGGTGTTCACGCTCGTCGTGCTGGCGCTGACCCTGGCCGGGTTCGTCGTCACCTCGTTCGCGGGGGCCGAGCCGCTGTGGGCCGCGCTGGCGGGGGCGGCGGTCCTCGCCGTACGGGCGCTGGCCAGGCGGGAGACCACGCCCGCCGCCGTCGTCCGCTCGGCCAACCCGCTGTTCTGCCTCTTCGTGCTCGCGCTCGGCGTCGTCGTGAAGGCGGTCGTCGACAACGGCCTCGGCGACGGGATCGCCGCCCTCCTGCCCGACGGTCACACGCTCCCCGCGCTGCTCGGCGTCGCCGTGGTCGCCGCGCTGCTGGCCAACCTGATCAACAACCTGCCCGCGATCCTCGCCCTCCTCCCGATCGTGGCGGCGGCCGGGCCGGGACCGCTGCTGGCCGCGCTGATCGGGGTGAACATCGGCCCCAACCTCACGTACGTCGGCTCGCTGGCCACCCTCCTGTGGCGCCGCATCCTGCACGCCCACGGGGACGCGCCGGAGCTGGGCCGCTTCACCCGGCTCGGGCTCGCGACCGTACCGGCGACGCTCCTCGCCTCGACCCTCGCGCTCTGGGCATCGCTGCACCTCATCGGGGTGTAG
- a CDS encoding putative bifunctional diguanylate cyclase/phosphodiesterase — MKPTESAAPVSRLQGFVGLTSPVGAAAIGIAALLLAAGFYHAVRDGHALFPDGAVGWSLAVLTGIIVGHLVALGRDRWWGGTGSGAALTLAVLLLYGWLPAGLVSLVVVVLVGSARRHRWWQGLLHGAVDILGIAAAALVLAAFGVVPSVERPWVPLDWGIAAVPELLLAASTYLLVTRVLLWYAGAPHNGGLPTIARTALLRQGLVAVALLGLAPLICVVAMSMPVVLPLFAVPLIALDSTLWIARARAEEQLRDPLTGLPNRQWLLERTWSALEDAESVGTRSALVLIDLDRFRAVNDTLGHLAGDRLLLQIAERLRLALPYGAEAARLGGDEFAVLLPQADSTTSAQRVARHLVAELSSPLDLDGLVLVLEASAGVAVYPDHALDAEGLLRRADVAMYQAKRDRTGVEVYESKRDSNTPDRLGLLGDLRRALDAGDVELHYQPKVRFDGQVAGLEALVRWVHPERGRVPPDEFIAIAESSGLMPHLTEYVLETALAQVARWRAQGLFVPVAVNVSPRDVHTPGFAGGVAARLARHGVPASALQLEITEHVLLEDPQRAADTLAGLTAHGVKMSLDDFGTGYSSLVHLRRLPVSELKIDRSFVARLTLDHEDGEIVRCTIDLAHSLGLVVVAEGVEDDETWERLRDLRCDAVQGWLVAAAMPPQETTAWLRARGEHGWRRPAELEAQAAAAAANGTAEPEQHQHPHPHPTQGRAISGPATT, encoded by the coding sequence ATGAAACCGACCGAGAGCGCCGCCCCGGTGTCGCGGCTGCAAGGTTTCGTCGGCCTCACGTCCCCCGTGGGTGCCGCCGCCATCGGGATCGCGGCGTTACTGCTGGCGGCCGGTTTCTACCACGCGGTGCGCGACGGCCACGCCCTCTTCCCGGACGGGGCCGTGGGCTGGTCGCTCGCCGTGCTCACCGGGATCATCGTCGGCCACCTCGTCGCGCTCGGCCGGGACCGCTGGTGGGGCGGGACCGGCTCCGGGGCCGCCCTCACCCTCGCCGTGCTGCTCCTCTACGGCTGGCTGCCCGCCGGTCTGGTCAGCCTGGTCGTCGTGGTGCTCGTCGGGAGCGCCCGCAGACACCGCTGGTGGCAGGGGCTCCTGCACGGCGCGGTGGACATCCTCGGGATCGCCGCCGCCGCGCTCGTGCTGGCCGCGTTCGGGGTGGTGCCGAGCGTGGAGCGGCCCTGGGTGCCACTCGACTGGGGCATCGCCGCCGTGCCGGAACTGCTCCTGGCGGCGTCCACGTATCTGCTCGTCACCCGGGTCCTGCTGTGGTACGCGGGTGCCCCGCACAACGGCGGGCTGCCCACCATCGCCCGCACCGCCCTGCTGCGCCAGGGGCTCGTCGCCGTCGCCCTGCTCGGCCTCGCCCCGCTGATCTGCGTCGTCGCGATGTCCATGCCCGTCGTGCTGCCGCTCTTCGCGGTCCCGCTGATCGCCCTGGACTCCACGCTCTGGATCGCCCGCGCCCGCGCCGAGGAGCAGCTCCGCGACCCGCTGACCGGGCTGCCCAACCGCCAGTGGCTGCTGGAGCGGACCTGGTCGGCCCTGGAGGATGCCGAGAGCGTGGGCACCCGGTCGGCGCTGGTCCTGATCGACCTGGACCGCTTCCGGGCCGTCAACGACACCCTCGGCCATCTCGCCGGGGACCGGCTCCTGCTCCAGATAGCGGAACGCCTGCGCCTCGCCCTGCCGTACGGGGCCGAGGCGGCCCGGCTCGGCGGCGACGAGTTCGCCGTCCTGCTGCCGCAGGCCGACTCGACCACCAGCGCCCAGCGGGTCGCCCGCCATCTGGTGGCCGAGCTGTCCTCGCCGCTCGACCTGGACGGGCTGGTCCTGGTGCTGGAGGCCAGCGCCGGGGTCGCCGTCTACCCCGACCACGCGCTGGACGCCGAAGGACTGCTGCGCCGCGCCGACGTCGCGATGTACCAGGCCAAGCGCGACCGCACGGGCGTCGAGGTCTACGAGTCCAAGCGGGACAGCAACACCCCCGACCGGCTGGGCCTCCTCGGCGATCTGCGCCGGGCGCTGGACGCGGGCGACGTCGAGCTGCACTACCAGCCCAAGGTCCGCTTCGACGGGCAGGTCGCGGGCCTGGAGGCGCTGGTGCGCTGGGTGCACCCGGAGCGCGGGCGGGTCCCTCCGGACGAGTTCATCGCCATCGCGGAGTCCTCCGGCCTGATGCCGCACCTCACGGAGTACGTCCTGGAGACGGCGCTCGCCCAGGTCGCCCGGTGGCGGGCGCAGGGCCTGTTCGTCCCCGTCGCGGTCAACGTCTCGCCGCGCGACGTCCACACCCCCGGCTTCGCGGGCGGGGTCGCCGCCCGGCTCGCCCGGCACGGCGTCCCGGCGTCGGCGCTCCAGCTGGAGATCACCGAGCACGTCCTCCTGGAGGACCCGCAGCGCGCCGCCGACACCCTGGCCGGGCTGACCGCGCACGGCGTGAAGATGTCCCTGGACGACTTCGGTACGGGGTACTCCTCCCTCGTCCATCTGCGCAGGCTCCCCGTGAGCGAGCTGAAGATCGACCGCTCCTTCGTGGCCCGCCTCACCCTGGACCACGAGGACGGCGAGATCGTCCGCTGCACGATCGACCTGGCCCACTCCCTCGGACTGGTCGTCGTCGCGGAGGGCGTCGAGGACGACGAGACCTGGGAGCGGCTGCGGGATCTGCGGTGCGACGCGGTCCAGGGGTGGCTGGTGGCGGCCGCGATGCCGCCCCAGGAGACGACGGCCTGGCTGCGGGCCCGCGGCGAGCACGGCTGGCGCCGCCCCGCCGAGCTGGAGGCCCAGGCGGCGGCCGCCGCGGCGAACGGCACGGCGGAGCCCGAGCAGCACCAGCACCCGCACCCGCACCCGACCCAGGGCCGCGCGATCTCGGGCCCGGCGACGACCTGA
- the gatB gene encoding Asp-tRNA(Asn)/Glu-tRNA(Gln) amidotransferase subunit GatB, which yields MTVTDLVSYEDALASYDPVMGLEVHVELGTKTKMFCGCSTELKQDANSQTCPVCLGLPGALPVVNEIGVESAIKIGLALNCEIAEWCRFARKNYFYPDMPKNFQTSQYDEPIAFDGYLDVQLEDGEVFRVEIERAHMEEDTGKSTHVGGATGRIHGASHSLLDYNRAGIPLIEIVTKPIEGAGARAPEVAKAYVAELRELIKALGVSEARMEMGQMRCDVNLSLRPNGTETFGTRSETKNVNSLRSVERAARFEIQRHAAVLSSGGTIVQETRHFHEEDGSTTAGRIKDNAEDYRYFPEPDLVPVAPARAWVEELRKGLPELPRVRRARLKEEWGVSEHDMQSILNAGAVDLIVATIEAGAPADQARKWWMGELARNANETGRGLDELPITPAQVARVAALVAAGDLNDKLARQVIEGVLAGEGDPDTVVEKRGLKVVSDEGALSTAVDEAIAGNAAIADKIRGGKVAAAGALVGAVMKATRGQADAARVRELILEKLGVEG from the coding sequence GTGACTGTCACTGACCTGGTGTCGTACGAGGACGCCCTCGCGTCCTACGACCCCGTCATGGGCCTGGAGGTCCATGTCGAGCTCGGCACCAAGACCAAGATGTTCTGCGGCTGCTCCACGGAGCTGAAGCAGGACGCCAACTCCCAGACCTGCCCGGTCTGTCTCGGACTGCCCGGCGCGCTGCCGGTCGTCAACGAGATCGGCGTCGAGTCCGCCATCAAGATCGGCCTCGCGCTGAACTGCGAGATCGCCGAGTGGTGCCGCTTCGCCCGGAAGAACTACTTCTATCCGGACATGCCGAAGAACTTCCAGACCTCCCAGTACGACGAGCCGATCGCCTTCGACGGCTATCTGGACGTCCAGCTGGAGGACGGCGAGGTCTTCCGCGTGGAGATCGAGCGCGCCCACATGGAGGAGGACACCGGCAAGTCGACCCACGTCGGCGGCGCCACCGGCCGTATCCACGGCGCGTCCCACTCCCTGCTCGACTACAACCGGGCCGGCATCCCGCTCATCGAGATCGTCACCAAGCCGATCGAGGGAGCGGGCGCGCGTGCCCCCGAGGTCGCCAAGGCGTACGTCGCGGAGCTGCGCGAGCTGATCAAGGCCCTCGGGGTCTCCGAGGCGCGCATGGAGATGGGCCAGATGCGCTGCGACGTCAACCTGTCGCTGCGCCCCAACGGCACCGAGACGTTCGGCACCCGCTCCGAGACGAAGAACGTGAACTCGCTGCGTTCCGTCGAGCGGGCCGCGCGCTTCGAGATCCAGCGCCACGCGGCGGTGCTCTCCTCCGGCGGCACGATCGTCCAGGAGACCCGGCACTTCCACGAGGAGGACGGCTCCACCACGGCCGGCCGCATCAAGGACAACGCCGAGGACTACCGCTACTTCCCCGAGCCGGACCTGGTCCCCGTCGCGCCCGCGCGCGCGTGGGTCGAGGAGCTGCGCAAGGGCCTCCCCGAGCTGCCCCGGGTCCGCCGGGCGCGGCTCAAGGAGGAGTGGGGCGTCTCCGAGCACGACATGCAGTCCATCCTCAACGCGGGCGCGGTCGATCTGATCGTCGCCACGATCGAGGCGGGCGCCCCCGCGGACCAGGCCCGCAAGTGGTGGATGGGCGAGCTGGCCCGTAACGCCAACGAGACCGGCCGCGGCCTGGACGAGCTGCCGATCACCCCGGCGCAGGTCGCCCGGGTGGCCGCGCTCGTCGCGGCGGGCGACCTCAACGACAAGCTGGCCCGCCAGGTCATCGAGGGCGTCCTCGCGGGCGAGGGCGACCCGGACACCGTCGTCGAGAAGCGCGGCCTGAAGGTCGTCTCGGACGAGGGCGCGCTCTCCACGGCCGTCGACGAGGCCATCGCGGGCAACGCGGCCATCGCGGACAAGATCCGCGGCGGCAAGGTCGCGGCGGCCGGTGCGCTGGTCGGCGCGGTCATGAAGGCCACCCGGGGCCAGGCGGACGCGGCGCGCGTGCGCGAGCTGATCCTGGAGAAGCTGGGCGTCGAGGGCTGA
- a CDS encoding phosphocholine-specific phospholipase C, with translation MTTDMSRRRLFALGGGALGAAAAGSFLPPSLQAAIAAQPAHAAGSGGLGAIKHVVILMQENRSFDHYFGTLRGVRGFGDRNAVELPTGGTVFEQPGASGTTVLPFPVRGAAEEQKKDLQYIGALDHSWNGGAKAWGGGWMNGWISAKTAATMAYYDRRDIPLHYELADTFTVCDAYHSSIHTSTSPNRNHLWSGKTGFEANGKRAVGNDAYNEGSHPGYDWSTYAERLEKAGRSWRTYTEWENFTDNQIEFYATFKAIARKALARTGGHTYMEAFYAKVRGASEAERTRLLGLLEEGVATLTARERSLFERGLRRVPTGTLAEEFARDVAAGTLPEVSYLVPSAIDSEHPSTSSPVHSATIVYKILDALGKHPDVWRHTAVLINYDENDGFFDHVPPPVAPPEVTDEQWEGRPTGLGIRVPLLVVSPWTVGGYVCSEVFDHTSVIRFLERWTGVKEPNISDWRRRVTGDLTSAFDFTRARRQPAVQVPGPIPPLSGRWQPRPPADQHLPVQEPGVRPARPLPYQPDAQVRRASGGALRVELGNSGRSSAHFTLYPYAGESAAPLHKDVRGAGHWTVPLTGDAYRFTVTGPNGFRREFAGPAEGGGAEVTTRIDTRERDLHLTLRNTGRRNLTFLIRPLGYVDEDDLHDWVRRVTVKPGRHRTVVHSAADAHGWYDLVVTADGEDGFRRRLMGHIENGRASVSG, from the coding sequence TTGACCACGGACATGTCACGGCGGCGGCTCTTCGCCCTCGGCGGGGGCGCGCTCGGCGCCGCTGCGGCCGGATCGTTCCTGCCGCCGTCGCTCCAGGCAGCCATCGCCGCGCAGCCCGCCCACGCGGCGGGGTCCGGAGGGCTCGGGGCCATCAAGCACGTGGTGATCCTCATGCAGGAGAACCGATCCTTCGACCACTATTTCGGCACCCTGCGCGGCGTACGCGGCTTCGGCGACCGCAACGCCGTCGAGCTGCCCACCGGGGGCACGGTCTTCGAGCAGCCCGGCGCGTCCGGCACCACCGTGCTGCCCTTCCCGGTGCGCGGCGCGGCCGAGGAGCAGAAGAAGGACCTCCAGTACATCGGCGCCCTCGACCACTCCTGGAACGGCGGCGCGAAAGCCTGGGGCGGCGGCTGGATGAACGGCTGGATCAGCGCCAAGACCGCGGCCACCATGGCGTACTACGACCGCCGTGACATCCCGCTCCACTACGAGCTGGCCGACACCTTCACCGTCTGCGACGCCTACCACTCCTCCATCCACACCTCCACCAGCCCCAACCGCAACCACCTCTGGAGCGGGAAGACCGGCTTCGAGGCGAACGGGAAGCGGGCGGTCGGCAACGACGCGTACAACGAGGGCAGCCACCCCGGCTACGACTGGTCGACCTACGCCGAGCGGCTGGAGAAGGCGGGCCGGAGCTGGCGGACGTACACGGAGTGGGAGAACTTCACCGACAACCAGATCGAGTTCTACGCCACCTTCAAGGCCATCGCCCGCAAGGCCCTGGCCCGCACCGGCGGCCACACCTACATGGAGGCCTTCTACGCCAAGGTGCGCGGCGCGTCCGAGGCCGAGCGCACCAGGCTGCTCGGGCTGCTGGAGGAGGGCGTCGCCACCCTCACCGCGCGGGAGCGCAGCCTCTTCGAGCGGGGGCTGCGCCGGGTCCCCACGGGGACGCTGGCGGAGGAGTTCGCCAGGGACGTGGCAGCCGGGACGCTGCCGGAGGTCTCCTACCTGGTGCCCTCGGCCATCGACTCCGAGCACCCGAGCACCTCCTCGCCCGTGCACAGCGCCACCATCGTCTACAAGATCCTCGACGCGCTGGGGAAGCATCCGGACGTCTGGCGCCACACCGCCGTACTGATCAACTACGACGAGAACGACGGCTTCTTCGACCACGTCCCGCCGCCCGTCGCCCCGCCCGAGGTGACCGACGAGCAGTGGGAGGGCCGCCCGACCGGCCTCGGCATCCGGGTGCCGCTGCTCGTCGTCTCCCCGTGGACCGTCGGCGGCTACGTCTGCTCCGAGGTCTTCGACCACACCTCGGTGATCCGCTTCCTGGAGCGGTGGACCGGGGTGAAGGAGCCCAACATCAGCGACTGGCGGCGCCGTGTCACCGGCGATCTGACCTCCGCCTTCGACTTCACCCGGGCCCGGCGTCAGCCCGCCGTCCAGGTGCCCGGCCCGATCCCGCCGCTCAGCGGCCGCTGGCAGCCCAGGCCGCCCGCCGACCAGCACCTCCCCGTCCAGGAGCCCGGAGTACGCCCGGCGCGCCCGCTGCCGTACCAGCCGGACGCGCAGGTCAGGCGGGCGAGCGGTGGTGCGCTGCGCGTGGAGCTGGGGAACAGCGGACGGTCATCGGCGCACTTCACGCTCTACCCGTACGCCGGTGAGTCCGCGGCTCCGCTCCACAAGGACGTCCGGGGCGCCGGGCACTGGACCGTACCGCTGACCGGAGACGCGTACCGTTTCACGGTCACCGGGCCGAACGGCTTCCGGCGCGAGTTCGCCGGACCGGCCGAGGGCGGCGGCGCCGAGGTCACCACCCGCATCGACACCCGCGAGCGCGACCTCCACCTCACGCTGCGCAACACCGGCCGCCGGAACCTCACCTTCCTGATCCGGCCCCTCGGCTACGTCGACGAGGACGACCTGCACGACTGGGTCCGCCGCGTCACCGTCAAGCCGGGCCGCCACCGTACGGTCGTGCACTCCGCGGCCGACGCCCACGGCTGGTACGACCTGGTCGTCACGGCCGACGGGGAGGACGGCTTCCGGCGGCGGCTCATGGGGCACATCGAGAACGGCCGGGCGAGCGTCTCCGGCTGA
- the gatA gene encoding Asp-tRNA(Asn)/Glu-tRNA(Gln) amidotransferase subunit GatA, with amino-acid sequence MTDIIKLTAAEIAAKIASGELTAVEVTEAHLARIEAVDEKVHAFLHVDREGALAQARAVDAKREAGEKLGPLAGVPLALKDIFTTKDMPTTVGSKILEGWVPPYDATLTQKLRAADVVILGKTNMDEFAMGSSTENSAYGPTGNPWDLTRIPGGSGGGSSAALASYEAPLAIGTDTGGSIRQPAAVTGTVGVKPTYGGVSRYGMVAFSSSLDQGGPCARTVLDAALLHEAIAGHDPLDSTSIDAPVPPVVEAARNGSVQGLRVGVVKQFRGEGYQAGVLQRFDESVELLKSLGADIVELDCPSFDLALSAYYLIAPSECSSNLARFDAMRYGLRVGDDGTKSAEEVTALTREAGFGDEVKRRIILGTYALSSGYYDAYYGSAQKVRTLITQDFEKAFEQVDVIVSPTTPTTAFPIGERADDPMAMYLADLCTIPTNLAGNSAMSLPCGLAPEDGLPVGLQIIAPAMKDDRLYKVGAAVEAAFVEKWGHPLLEEAPSL; translated from the coding sequence ATGACGGACATCATCAAGCTCACCGCGGCCGAGATCGCCGCGAAGATCGCCTCCGGCGAACTCACCGCCGTCGAGGTCACCGAGGCGCACCTCGCCCGGATCGAGGCCGTCGACGAGAAGGTCCACGCCTTCCTGCACGTCGACCGCGAGGGCGCGCTCGCCCAGGCCCGTGCCGTGGACGCCAAGCGCGAGGCGGGCGAGAAGCTCGGCCCGCTGGCCGGCGTCCCGCTCGCGCTGAAGGACATCTTCACCACCAAGGACATGCCGACCACCGTCGGTTCCAAGATCCTCGAGGGCTGGGTCCCGCCGTACGACGCCACGCTGACGCAGAAGCTGCGCGCCGCCGACGTCGTCATCCTCGGCAAGACCAACATGGACGAGTTCGCCATGGGGTCCTCCACCGAGAACAGCGCCTACGGCCCCACCGGCAACCCGTGGGACCTCACGCGCATCCCCGGCGGCTCCGGCGGCGGCTCCTCCGCCGCCCTCGCCTCCTACGAGGCCCCGCTCGCCATCGGCACGGACACCGGCGGCTCGATCCGCCAGCCCGCCGCCGTCACCGGCACGGTCGGCGTCAAGCCCACCTACGGCGGCGTCTCCCGCTACGGCATGGTCGCCTTCTCGTCCTCCCTCGACCAGGGCGGGCCCTGCGCCCGTACGGTCCTGGACGCGGCGCTGCTCCACGAGGCCATCGCCGGGCACGACCCGCTGGACTCCACCTCCATCGACGCCCCGGTCCCGCCGGTCGTCGAGGCCGCCCGCAACGGCTCCGTCCAGGGCCTGCGCGTCGGCGTCGTCAAGCAGTTCCGCGGCGAGGGCTACCAGGCCGGTGTCCTCCAGCGGTTCGACGAGTCGGTCGAGCTGCTGAAGTCGCTCGGAGCCGACATCGTCGAGCTGGACTGCCCCTCCTTCGACCTGGCGCTCTCCGCGTACTACCTGATCGCGCCCTCGGAGTGCTCCTCCAACCTGGCCCGCTTCGACGCCATGCGCTACGGCCTGCGGGTCGGCGACGACGGCACGAAGTCGGCCGAGGAGGTCACCGCCCTCACCCGTGAGGCGGGCTTCGGCGACGAGGTCAAGCGCCGCATCATCCTGGGGACGTACGCGCTCAGCTCCGGCTACTACGACGCGTACTACGGCTCGGCCCAGAAGGTCCGCACCCTCATCACCCAGGACTTCGAGAAGGCCTTCGAGCAGGTCGACGTGATCGTCTCCCCGACGACCCCGACCACCGCCTTCCCGATCGGTGAGCGCGCCGACGACCCGATGGCGATGTACCTCGCGGACCTGTGCACCATCCCGACCAACCTGGCCGGCAACTCCGCCATGTCGCTCCCCTGCGGCCTGGCCCCGGAGGACGGTCTGCCGGTCGGGCTGCAGATCATCGCCCCCGCCATGAAGGACGACCGGCTCTACAAGGTCGGCGCCGCCGTCGAGGCCGCCTTCGTGGAAAAGTGGGGGCACCCGCTGCTCGAGGAGGCTCCGTCGCTGTGA